TGGCGAGAGCGGAACGTCCCTGACGAATAACGGGGCGGCGTCCGGAGGCGAGTGCGATCGTTGCGCGCGTCACTCCCCCTGCGGCGTCGCGGCGGGCGCGGGCGCGATTTCTTCCTTCTTGTCGTAGACCATCGTCTTGGCGATGAGGTCGTGCAGGGCCTGCTTGTTCTGCGTGAAGAAGGCGACGACGAAGCCGATACCGAAGATGACGGTGGAAAACGCCTTGCCGCCCGCGCGGATGAACGCCGCGCCGACGGAGAGCGGCTTGCCGTCCGTGTCGCCGACGTAGAGGCCCA
The window above is part of the Deltaproteobacteria bacterium genome. Proteins encoded here:
- a CDS encoding RDD family protein → MAATAGIGKRFVALLIDGIIIGLVRRIVLVPIFGKRIFLIVLGVNILYWGLMESSKYRATLGKMVMGLYVGDTDGKPLSVGAAFIRAGGKAFSTVIFGIGFVVAFFTQNKQALHDLIAKTMVYDKKEEIAPAPAATPQGE